In Thunnus thynnus chromosome 4, fThuThy2.1, whole genome shotgun sequence, the DNA window CAGGGCTACGAGTGGATCTTCATATCATGGTCTCCTGACCAGTCTCCAGTATGTCACACCACATCCTCTTCATTCtgtaacatatactgtacataaacacatCGCTGTTGTTGGGAGAAAACTGCAGATTTACAAGTTGTCATTTAACTTAAAGGGGTATTCCACCAATTCAGttttgcacttccataaagttttGGGACTTAAGAGAAACAtataaacaagagaaaaagtCTACAGCCTTGCgctgagctaaatgctaatatgtTCACAATGATGATGCGAGCATGTTGATGTTGAGCAGATATAATGCATGGAAGTATTATAGGACCTGGTTACCAGCTTCAAAGATGGCAGCTATTCACTCAAATGGAAATTGCTCACCTGGTGCATAATTGCTTTTCTAGGCTCAggggaaagttttacaaatataaaaccttcatggattaaaaattcataatacaAAGAGTAATAATTGACCTTAGCATGCTAATAGTttttaattagcactaaacacaaagtacagctgaggctgctgAGAATGAaggtttgtaccaaatttcatggcgatcCATCTAATaattgtcaagatatttcagtctggaccaaactgACAGACCATCATTGCCGTCCCTCGATccatgctgctagcatagcTAATCTaatggtcaaaattgaagcagaCAAGGGCAAGATATCCTGACTTGTAGTCCAGAGTATGTGTCAATCAGCAACATCTTTCAACTCTACTCACCCAGGCTTTCTGTCAAAAagttgatgtgtaaaattggtggcgTGCCCCTTTAAAACCAGTCTTGTTTGTAGTGTGGTGATCATACCTAATTAAACCTATCTGAGATTTTTAATCTAATGCTGTCCTGACTTCAGTCTTTCCTGAAGGATAAGTTTTCACTTGACAgcaacaaatatacaaacagtACATTCAGTTTTCCTCTCTAATGGTTGCAGGTGAAACAGAAGATGCTGTATGCTGCCACCCGTGCCACAGTGAAGAAAGAGTTTGGCGGTGGCCATGTGAAGTATGAGATGTTTGGCACAGTTGAGGTAAGAGCCATTTAACTTCATTATAATCTACTGTGACAGTTTCTCTGTTTTGCGGCGATGATGTGTTTTAGAGGCATTTGTCCTTGTACTTCCTGTAAAGGGCCTCTTGTTTTGCTTGCAACATTAGGAGGACGTCTGCTTGCTGGGCTACCAGCGTCATGTGTCATCCTGCTCAGGTCCTGCCCCGCTCACACTAGCTGAACAGGAGCTCCAGAGGATCAAAATCactgaggtgagaggtcaacaTGTCCTCAGCAGTTGTCATCattgcacatactgtagctttgtTTTTGGACTTGTTCTTCTTGAACATATGCAGCTGTCTGCTTGTGTCTTAAATAAAAGCTTCACTGTTTGAATCTgaactttttgttgttttttctctttcagggCAGAGTTAAACAGgtatgatgaaaatgatttactgtatgtgtatatttatttgaatgtgaattcagaaaacacacagagagaaccTTTAATCATTGGTTGTAATAAGTGATAACTCTTATAAACACATTAGTATTACAGAATAAAATGTACAGTTATATTATCTTATTAAACACTCTCTGGATCTTTCTTTAGACACCTTAAGagacaagtcaagtcaagatTTGTGTGTATGCTTGCTGCCCCCCTCAGGTGAAGACAGAGATCAGCGTGGAAAGTAAGCACCAGACACTTCAAGGCCTCGCTTTCCCACTGCAGGAGACGGCCAAAAGAGCCCTACAGCAACTCGCCCAAAAACGCATCAACTACATACAACTGGTGAGCCTAATGAGCTGATAGATCAAACCTCTGATATTCTTACTTCTGTAGATGAACTCTGAATACTGTGTACTTACAATGACATTCACTGTGTCTTTAGAGGTTGGACATAGAGAAGGAGACGATTGAGCTGGTTCACTCCAACCCGACAGAAATTCGAGATTTGCCCTGCAGAGTTCCTAAAGACACTCCCAGATACCACTTCTTCCTCTACAAGCACTCCCACGAGGGAGACTATCTGGAATCCGTCGGTATGTCATTGATCTCTGCCTGTCCTCCTCCTTTTACATTTACGTCAGGAGCACAAGAATGTGCATCCACCAAGCAAACCACAGACATGCCAGAGTTCACCACAGAGACACCATTATTGCATCCCATATCATATCAGGTTTGCAACCCATTAAAATGAAGTACTGTCAAATTGTGAGTTGTGACCCTCATCACAGATTATGGCTTATTTTATTGACAGCATTTAAACCGACCAATTTAAATGCTGTCTGAATTGACTTTCTAGGATAGTTCACTTTGAGGGTTTTTATATGCCTAAAGAGGTGAAAGTATCCAgcatttcacaagaaaaaaaatataaaaatacatgaaaaataaatataatttaatgtagCTGAattatgtttgtctttattatCTTGTTAATCCTCCAATGACCCTTGATATTTATGGAACCAGTGATCTAtatcaacataaaatatttacttataATAaggtatttcttcttctctttccctGTCTATAGTGTTCATATACTCCATGCCCGGGTACAGCTGTAGCATCAAGGAGCGGATGCTGTATTCTAGCTGCAAGAGCCGATTACTGGAAGAAGTGGAGAGAGATTACCATTTGGAAATTGCTAAAAAGGTAACAAATGTATAGATATATGGATGGATAGGGAGGTAGATAATTAGATAAAGTACTGAAGCTGAGGTTTTAGCATATTGGGTGGAGTGTGCATTGTACAATAAACAACTTACATGTGGTAGGTATATTAGAGAATGTTTAGTGTTTTTAGACtcaaaaaaccccaaatatgATTACTTTTAGAcctacaaaaataaacaaatattcagTAATGGTGATAGGTTTTGACACTGCATTTAGATCTTCAAGTTGGAGGAtagaatttacagaaaatacagtataatagaaccattaataaataaattataaaagatCAAAAGAATTGAAACATAATCTTGGTTGCCACCCAGGTTTTATACGAACTTACTCATGCTGACTGATAATTAGTTAATGAAGTTATGTAGGTTCAAAGATCTCCTACAGATTTCAGGACATAGCCTAAATTTTGTGTACTACATTTTGTGCACCTGGTACACCTGCATGctaattttcattatttccGTCTATGTTCAGTTGGAAATCGACGATGGAGATGAACTGACAGACAGCTTTCTGTATGACGAGGTCCATCCCAAGCAGCACGCCCACAAACAGGCCTTTGCTAAGCCCCGTGGCCCGGCAGGAAAAAGGGGACACAAGCGCCTTATTAAGGGTACGGGGGAGACCATACAGAACAGTTAGAGGTGGACAAAAATTCTCCTGGACGTGTCTGCAGTTCCAGCCTTCTCGCTTTCCCTACACCCACTCACCGACACATGCCAGGCTCAGAGGAAAGAGCACATTATTGGTTTCCACTGCCGTTTGTGTACTGACCACAGCAAACACTTGTGATATAatatcttgttgttttttttga includes these proteins:
- the twf2 gene encoding twinfilin-2 isoform X2, whose translation is MFLALVVTPELREFLARARGGAVRLIKVCIQDEQLVLGAYREPEQSWDQDYDHFLLPLLDDQEPCYILYRLDSQNAQGYEWIFISWSPDQSPVKQKMLYAATRATVKKEFGGGHVKYEMFGTVEEDVCLLGYQRHVSSCSGPAPLTLAEQELQRIKITEVRGQHVKTEISVESKHQTLQGLAFPLQETAKRALQQLAQKRINYIQLRLDIEKETIELVHSNPTEIRDLPCRVPKDTPRYHFFLYKHSHEGDYLESVVFIYSMPGYSCSIKERMLYSSCKSRLLEEVERDYHLEIAKKLEIDDGDELTDSFLYDEVHPKQHAHKQAFAKPRGPAGKRGHKRLIKGTGETIQNS
- the twf2 gene encoding twinfilin-2 isoform X1, coding for MFLALVVTPELREFLARARGGAVRLIKVCIQDEQLVLGAYREPEQSWDQDYDHFLLPLLDDQEPCYILYRLDSQNAQGYEWIFISWSPDQSPVKQKMLYAATRATVKKEFGGGHVKYEMFGTVEEDVCLLGYQRHVSSCSGPAPLTLAEQELQRIKITEGRVKQVKTEISVESKHQTLQGLAFPLQETAKRALQQLAQKRINYIQLRLDIEKETIELVHSNPTEIRDLPCRVPKDTPRYHFFLYKHSHEGDYLESVVFIYSMPGYSCSIKERMLYSSCKSRLLEEVERDYHLEIAKKLEIDDGDELTDSFLYDEVHPKQHAHKQAFAKPRGPAGKRGHKRLIKGTGETIQNS